A single genomic interval of Xiphophorus couchianus chromosome 2, X_couchianus-1.0, whole genome shotgun sequence harbors:
- the dapk2b gene encoding death-associated protein kinase 2, whose translation MRTPGMAVFKQENVEDFYDLGEELGSGQFAVVRRCKEKSTGTAFAAKFIKKRQSRVSRRGVKREEIEREVDILQEIQHPNIVELHDVYENRTDVVLILELVSGGELFDFLAQKESLCEEEATQFIKQILDGVQYLHSKGIAHFDLKPENIMLLDRSIPLPRIKVIDFGLAHKIKPGADFKNIFGTPEFVAPEIVNYEQLGLEADMWSIGVITYILLSGISPFLGETKQETLGNISAVDYDFDEEFFSNTSELAKSFIRQLLEKDTRKRMTIQDALNHPWIKPLNSRQAMVKRLSVVNLENFKKQYARRRWKLSFRIVALCNHLTRIMKKGQKLPVEDQRDCESDQEEEILKRRPKTRKRSSTS comes from the exons TGGGCAGTTTGCAGTTGTCAGGCGTTGTAAAGAGAAGAGCACAGGCACTGCGTTTGCTGCCAAGTTCATCAAAAAGCGCCAGAGTCGAGTCAGCAGACGGGGCGTGAAAAGAGAGGAGATTGAGAGAGAGGTGGACATCCTGCAGGAGATCCAACACCCAAACATTGTAGAGCTGCATGACGTGTATGAGAACCGCACAGACGTGGTGCTCATCCTCGAACT GGTCTCCGGAGGGGAGCTCTTTGATTTCCTGGCTCAGAAAGAGTCTCTCTGTGAGGAGGAGGCCACTCAGTTTATTAAACAGATACTAGACGGGGTGCAGTACCTCCATTCAAAGGGGATTGCgcattttgatttaaag CCTGAAAACATAATGCTGCTGGACAGGAGTATCCCTCTACCGCGCATTAAAGTCATAGACTTTGGACtggcacacaaaataaaacctggggcagatttcaaaaacatttttggaacaCCTGAATTTGTGG CTCCGGAGATAGTCAACTATGAGCAGCTAGGACTGGAGGCAGACATGTG GAGCATCGGAGTCATCACCTATATACT TTTGAGTGGCATCTCGCCTTTCCTTGGTGAAACAAAGCAGGAAACGTTGGGAAACATCTCAGCGGTGGACTATGACTTTGATGAAGAGTTTTTCAGTAATACCAGCGAGCTGGCCAAGAGCTTCATCAGGCAGCTACTGGAAAAGGACACGAG AAAACGAATGACTATCCAAGATGCCTTGAATCACCCGTGGATTAAG CCTCTTAATTCCAGACAAGCGATGGTGAAGAGGCTTTCAGTGGTCAACTTGGAGAACTTTAAAAAGCAGTATGCAAGACGACGCTGGAAG CTGTCCTTTCGAATCGTGGCTTTGTGCAACCACTTAACGAGGATCATGAAGAAGGGTCAGAAGCTGCCTGTAGAGGATCAG AGGGATTGTGAAAGTGACCAAGAGGAGGAAATTCTCAAGAGGAGGCCCAAGACCAGAAAGAGAAGCAGTACTTCCTGA